In Juglans regia cultivar Chandler chromosome 5, Walnut 2.0, whole genome shotgun sequence, the following are encoded in one genomic region:
- the LOC108989109 gene encoding NAD(P)H:quinone oxidoreductase-like — MASVLPTTPSTINVAALCGSLRKGSYNRGLIRSAMELSKGINGLKIEYIDIAPLPMLNTDLEGEGTFPAAVEAFRQKIKEADSFLFASPEYNYSVTAPLKNAIDWASRPPNVWADKAGAIVSAGGGFGGGRSQYHLRQIGVYLDLHFINKPEFFLNVFQSPAKFDGDGTLIDESAKEQLKRVLISLLAFSERLSHDC, encoded by the exons ATGGCATCAGTGTTACCAACAACACCATCGACAATTAACGTAGCGGCTTTATGTGGGTCTCTTCGTAAAGGCTCCTACAACCGAGGCCTCATTCGTTCCG CAATGGAGCTAAGCAAGGGAATCAACGGCCTGAAGATAGAGTACATAGACATAGCGCCGCTGCCGATGCTCAACACCGACTTGGAAGGCGAAGGAACGTTCCCGGCGGCCGTTGAAGCTTTCCGCCAGAAGATAAAAGAGGCCGACAGCTTTCTCTTCGCCTCACCCGAGTACAACTACTCCGTCACCG CACCGCTGAAGAATGCAATTGACTGGGCCTCTAGACCACCAAATGTCTGGGCTGATAAAGCAGGTGCAATTGTAAGTGCTGGAGGAGGTTTTGGCGGGGGACGGTCACAATATCATCTTCGGCAGATTGGAGTTTATCTCGATCTTCATTTCATCAACAAACCTGAATTTTTCTTGAACGTATTCCAATCTCCTGCAAAGTTCGACGGTGATGGCACCTTGATAGATGAATCGGCCAAGGAGCAGTTGAAGCGAGTTCTTATATCCTTACTGGCATTTAGCGAGCGCCTCAGTCATGATTGCTGA